From one Lycium ferocissimum isolate CSIRO_LF1 chromosome 7, AGI_CSIRO_Lferr_CH_V1, whole genome shotgun sequence genomic stretch:
- the LOC132062458 gene encoding serine carboxypeptidase-like 12: MLSLIVFYVINIAIAGSPVKFLPGFEGPLPFELETGYIGVREGDEVQLFYYFIKSQSNPKVDPLILWVAGGPGCSALYAVVTEIGPVLFVDKEYDGRLPTLSSNPYAYTKVASIIFLDLPVGTGFSYATTSKANHSNNIQAADHAYQFLRKWLVEHPEYGYNSFYVGGDSYSGITVPIVTNVISYGIDMGIKPIINLKGYILGNPVTIIPHENNYRVAFTHGMGLISDELYESLVANCGGEYEYIDPTNAACLRDVHTFQKLCKGIYEYHILEPLCDPVILEVHQSHYSRRSMHEMVKKLKNPATLPGVKCRDDWYELSVIWANDDKVREALHVRKGTTGAWEQCRSNYPFTLTINNTLPYHAYLSTKGYRSLIYSGDHDLDVPFIATRAWISSLNYSIVDDWRPWLVDGQIAGYTRAYANQITYATLKGAGHTAPEWTPVECFAMLKRWISYVPL; encoded by the exons ATGCTTTCGCTGATCGTGTTTTACGTAATTAACATCGCAATAGCTGGTTCTCCAGTAAAATTTCTTCCTGGATTTGAAGGGCCACTTCCTTTTGAACTTGAAACTGG GTATATAGGAGTACGTGAAGGAGATGAAGTGCAACTCTTCTATTACTTTATAAAGTCACAGTCAAATCCTAAAGTCGACCCTCTCATTCTTTGGGTTGCTGGTGGGCCTGGTTGCTCCGCCCTATATGCCGTTGTGACTGAAATAG GACCAGTGCTATTTGTTGACAAGGAGTATGATGGGAGATTGCCAACATTGTCATCCAATCCATATGCTTACACAAAG GTGGCAAGCATAATCTTTTTAGATTTGCCAGTGGGAACTGGGTTCTCTTATGCTACTACATCAAAGGCAAATCATTCAAATAATATACAAGCAGCTGATCATGCTTATCAATTTCTTCGCAAG TGGTTAGTTGAGCATCCAGAATATGGCTACAATTCCTTTTATGTTGGTGGAGACTCATACAGTGGAATTACGGTTCCAATTGTTACTAACGTAATATCTTACG GTATTGACATGGGAATCAAGCCAATTATCAATCTTAAG GGATATATACTTGGTAATCCAGTAACAATTATTCCTCATGAAAATAACTATAGGGTTGCTTTTACACATGGAATGGGGCTTATTTCTGATGAACTATACgag TCATTGGTAGCTAATTGTGGAGGAGAATACGAGTATATAGATCCAACTAATGCAGCTTGTTTACGGGATGTGCATACATTCCAAAAG CTTTGTAAGGGAATATATGAATACCATATTCTGGAGCCACTTTGTGATCCAGTTATTTTAGAAGTTCATCAATCACATTACTCTAGAAGATCAATGCATGAGATGGTAAAAAAGCTTAAGAATCCTGCAACGCTTCCTGGAGTTAAATGTCGA GATGATTGGTATGAGCTCTCTGTGATTTGGGCGAATGATGATAAAGTGAGAGAGGCTCTTCACGttcgaaag GGAACAACTGGAGCATGGGAGCAATGCAGAAGCAATTACCCCTTCACATTAACAATCAACAATACTCTAccatatcatgcatatcttagTACCAAAGGTTATAGGTCTCTTATTTACAG TGGTGATCATGACTTAGATGTACCATTTATTGCGACTCGAGCGTGGATATCATCGCTAAATTACTCCATTGTTGATGATTGGAGGCCATGGCTTGTCGATGGCCAAATTGCTGG ATATACACGAGCCTACGCGAACCAAATAACTTATGCCACATTGAAG GGCGCAGGGCATACAGCTCCTGAATGGACGCCCGTTGAATGTTTTGCCATGTTGAAAAGGTGGATCTCTTATGTACCACTCTAG